One genomic segment of Methanothermobacter wolfeii includes these proteins:
- a CDS encoding glutamate synthase-related protein, with the protein MVQILLTEPEKCDGCNECIESCEKVLGKSALFLNKMDSGYHAIVCQQCIDPSCARGCFRDAIKRENGTVSIDQESCVGCKLCMLMCPIGAITYTEDGMVKCDQQCIQNPGDTPACVAACEKGCLEAMDVMDYVSDIQRGFEVKTPGSSSITPSSPSSDLAAATQGLCVFCGTCEIVCPTDAIEIVDNSPKIDKTRCIMCGSCLAACPVLLPTGAGSIWDPRTIADIRYTSKAGKYVLRGFGTERRLPNFDNIIILPAQASIPPVDKYREPCNTSVVLGDRYAEEPLVLQTPVLIAGMSFGALSKESKLAMAKGSAMVGSCANTGEGGMLPEERELADKLMVQYSSGRFGVSSDYLNVGDAIEVKIGQGAKPGMGGHLLAEKVSPEVARIRRIPEGTDALSPARFLDATREGDLAKHIELIREVTDWRVPIVVKLGPGRVYEDVQIAAEAGADIISVDGMEGGTGAAPEVVIEHTGVPTLAALVQAVNGLNDIGLKEEVDLIITGGIRSGADVAKAMAMGADAVYIGTGAMIAMGCRACRMCYTGKCPVGVATQDPVLRKRMDVDLAARRVANYIKSMTEEAKMLAQLAGHDDIRKFSPEDLRALDTNTAAITGLKLINQ; encoded by the coding sequence ATGGTGCAGATACTCTTAACAGAACCTGAAAAATGTGATGGATGTAACGAGTGCATAGAATCCTGTGAAAAGGTCCTTGGAAAGAGCGCCCTGTTCCTGAACAAGATGGACAGCGGATACCATGCAATTGTCTGCCAGCAGTGCATTGACCCATCCTGTGCAAGGGGCTGCTTCAGGGACGCCATAAAGAGGGAAAACGGCACCGTGAGTATTGACCAGGAATCCTGTGTTGGCTGCAAGCTATGCATGCTCATGTGTCCAATTGGAGCGATAACCTACACAGAGGATGGTATGGTTAAGTGTGACCAGCAGTGCATCCAGAACCCCGGCGACACCCCTGCATGTGTGGCTGCATGTGAAAAGGGCTGCCTTGAAGCCATGGACGTCATGGACTATGTGAGCGACATCCAGAGGGGCTTTGAAGTTAAAACACCGGGTTCCAGTTCAATCACACCATCATCACCATCATCAGACCTTGCAGCTGCAACACAGGGCCTCTGTGTGTTCTGCGGGACCTGTGAAATCGTATGCCCAACAGACGCCATAGAAATCGTTGATAACAGTCCTAAGATAGATAAGACAAGGTGTATAATGTGCGGATCATGCCTTGCTGCCTGTCCGGTACTCCTGCCCACAGGGGCCGGAAGCATCTGGGACCCCAGGACAATCGCGGATATCAGGTACACATCCAAGGCAGGAAAGTACGTCCTGAGGGGTTTCGGTACCGAGAGGAGGCTCCCTAACTTTGATAACATCATTATCCTCCCAGCACAGGCATCAATCCCACCGGTGGACAAGTACAGGGAACCATGTAACACCAGCGTCGTCCTGGGTGACAGGTATGCCGAGGAACCGCTGGTACTCCAGACCCCGGTACTGATTGCGGGTATGTCCTTCGGTGCCCTCAGCAAGGAGAGTAAACTGGCGATGGCCAAGGGTTCGGCCATGGTTGGTTCCTGTGCAAACACGGGTGAAGGTGGAATGCTTCCAGAGGAAAGGGAGCTTGCAGACAAGCTCATGGTGCAGTACTCCAGTGGAAGGTTCGGTGTGTCCTCTGACTACCTGAACGTCGGGGATGCCATTGAGGTTAAAATCGGACAGGGGGCGAAGCCAGGGATGGGGGGTCACCTCCTTGCAGAAAAGGTGAGCCCTGAAGTTGCCAGGATCCGTAGGATCCCCGAGGGTACAGACGCCCTCAGCCCGGCACGTTTCCTTGACGCCACAAGGGAGGGTGACCTTGCAAAGCATATAGAACTCATCAGGGAGGTCACAGACTGGAGGGTTCCGATTGTTGTGAAGCTGGGACCCGGCCGTGTATATGAGGACGTTCAGATCGCTGCAGAAGCCGGTGCAGATATAATATCCGTTGACGGTATGGAGGGAGGTACCGGTGCTGCTCCAGAGGTCGTGATTGAACATACCGGTGTACCAACACTCGCAGCCCTTGTACAGGCAGTTAACGGCCTCAATGACATCGGACTCAAGGAAGAGGTGGACCTCATAATAACCGGAGGTATAAGGAGCGGTGCAGATGTTGCCAAGGCAATGGCCATGGGTGCCGATGCCGTATACATAGGTACCGGTGCGATGATTGCCATGGGCTGCAGGGCATGCCGCATGTGCTACACAGGCAAGTGCCCCGTTGGTGTTGCAACCCAGGACCCTGTCCTCAGGAAACGCATGGACGTTGACCTTGCAGCAAGGAGGGTTGCAAATTACATAAAGTCCATGACTGAGGAGGCCAAGATGCTTGCCCAGCTTGCAGGACACGACGACATACGGAAGTTCAGTCCAGAGGACCTCCGTGCACTTGACACCAACACGGCAGCCATCACTGGTTTAAAACTCATAAACCAGTGA
- a CDS encoding GltB/FmdC/FwdC-like GXGXG domain-containing protein produces the protein MGIREEAEFILNGRFGDFVGALNHGPRIEIHGKTGRYVGNNMTSGEIVVHGNADDGVGFGTYNGTIVVHGDAGDGIGQLNKGGVIIIEGDIGDLAGLYMLSGDLIITGDAGKDLGDWIIGGNIYVAGDFETGTNAKVVEPEKEDVDKLSALFNQYSVDASPEEFKKIQRKEIRPFYG, from the coding sequence GTGGGCATAAGGGAGGAAGCAGAATTCATCCTCAATGGAAGGTTCGGTGACTTCGTGGGAGCCCTCAACCACGGTCCAAGGATAGAGATCCACGGGAAAACCGGTAGATACGTTGGTAACAACATGACCTCCGGTGAAATAGTGGTCCATGGAAACGCCGATGACGGTGTTGGCTTCGGTACCTACAATGGAACAATAGTGGTCCATGGAGACGCCGGAGACGGCATCGGTCAGCTAAACAAGGGTGGTGTGATAATCATCGAAGGTGACATAGGAGACCTTGCAGGCCTCTACATGCTGAGCGGGGACCTTATAATAACAGGTGACGCCGGTAAAGACCTTGGTGACTGGATAATCGGCGGGAACATATACGTGGCCGGAGACTTTGAAACAGGGACAAATGCAAAGGTTGTTGAACCTGAAAAGGAGGACGTTGATAAACTTTCAGCACTCTTCAATCAGTATTCCGTGGATGCCTCACCAGAAGAATTCAAAAAGATACAGAGAAAGGAGATACGTCCCTTCTATGGATAG
- a CDS encoding ArsR family transcriptional regulator — translation MKTLVSNLRGRCLFDAAMKTQIDGLISVQSENFNDSCLEKFIKGGVIVIGTQNPVKAAKKISEVIRGAKKHGEVYVAADGSGLGSILSFIGYRECVDAVYTCFADSAVRMPPLKLDISDTKLRILEALENESLNAVLISREVGISRAMVYKHLAGLIEMGLVKQSEMFDRYFITDAGKLVII, via the coding sequence ATGAAGACCCTTGTAAGTAACCTGCGGGGAAGGTGCCTCTTTGATGCTGCAATGAAGACCCAGATCGATGGCCTGATATCTGTCCAGTCTGAAAATTTCAATGATTCATGCCTTGAGAAGTTCATAAAGGGAGGTGTGATTGTAATTGGCACACAGAACCCTGTTAAAGCGGCTAAAAAGATTTCTGAAGTTATCAGGGGCGCTAAAAAACATGGGGAGGTTTATGTGGCGGCTGATGGAAGCGGTCTCGGTAGCATCCTTTCGTTTATAGGCTACAGGGAATGTGTCGACGCTGTTTACACATGCTTTGCTGACTCTGCAGTGAGAATGCCGCCCCTGAAGCTCGATATATCTGATACTAAACTTAGGATACTTGAGGCCCTTGAAAATGAAAGCCTGAATGCGGTCCTGATATCAAGGGAAGTTGGAATTTCAAGGGCAATGGTCTACAAACACCTTGCGGGGCTAATTGAGATGGGACTTGTAAAGCAGTCAGAGATGTTTGACAGGTATTTCATTACGGATGCAGGTAAACTTGTAATAATATGA
- a CDS encoding zinc dependent phospholipase C family protein, translating to MRFIILAAVLILAASQIQGAHAWSIKNHHEIAESVYHAMPEDVRSKLSLDEMKNGADDPDTVFFDFKYHTYPYTTQKASFWLNQGKISYESGNYRYASYCFGVASHYISDGVCGPHTSGGSSRYFHTLYELRAMMIKPGMAYTEGETHEEAAILWRKWVLEGDDRYISDALDMACGLSYREIMNSIGYF from the coding sequence ATGAGATTCATCATTCTAGCCGCAGTCCTTATTCTTGCAGCGTCCCAGATTCAGGGTGCACATGCATGGTCCATAAAAAATCACCATGAAATCGCAGAGAGCGTCTACCATGCAATGCCTGAAGATGTAAGGTCAAAGCTCAGCCTTGATGAGATGAAGAACGGTGCAGATGACCCCGACACAGTATTCTTTGATTTTAAATACCACACCTATCCCTACACTACCCAGAAGGCCAGTTTCTGGTTAAACCAGGGAAAAATCAGTTACGAGTCAGGCAACTACAGGTATGCCAGCTACTGTTTTGGTGTTGCAAGCCACTACATATCCGATGGCGTATGCGGTCCCCACACATCAGGCGGGTCCAGTCGCTACTTCCACACCCTCTATGAACTGAGGGCGATGATGATCAAACCAGGAATGGCTTACACCGAGGGCGAAACTCATGAAGAGGCAGCCATTCTCTGGAGGAAATGGGTCCTTGAGGGTGATGACAGATACATCAGCGATGCCCTGGACATGGCATGCGGCCTGTCATACAGGGAGATAATGAACTCTATCGGATACTTCTAG
- a CDS encoding TIGR04083 family peptide-modifying radical SAM enzyme gives MAFHVMIIPSMNCPSDCSYCWGVDRDSKVMDIETIRDTVEWLRGFRDEPATFTFHGGEPLLVGYDFYREALRLISEELSFLRPAFAIQTNLWLMTDELAELFAEYSIPIGSSLDGPEELNDFQRGEGYFKKTMRGYEIAKRHGLKVSFISTFTSYSIKRKEEVFNFFLENRMNMKLHPALPSLKSEDPEEWAIGAEEYGELLLYLLDEYLEHFHEIEIQNIDHFAKSSFLRRGVVCTHADCIGNTFAVDPYGDIYPCYRFVGMKEYIMGNVSDRPSMEELEESEALKSLYQWRGLVDEECGDCEFYRFCLGGCPYNAVTIEDGRMRIDGVDHQCEA, from the coding sequence ATGGCGTTTCATGTTATGATCATCCCATCCATGAACTGCCCCTCCGACTGCAGTTACTGCTGGGGCGTGGACCGTGACTCAAAGGTCATGGACATTGAAACCATAAGGGATACCGTTGAATGGCTCCGTGGATTCAGGGATGAACCTGCAACCTTCACCTTCCATGGAGGGGAACCCCTCCTTGTAGGTTACGATTTCTACCGTGAGGCCCTCAGGCTCATATCAGAGGAGCTCTCATTTCTAAGACCTGCCTTCGCCATACAGACGAACCTCTGGCTCATGACAGATGAACTGGCAGAACTCTTTGCAGAGTACAGCATACCCATAGGTTCAAGTCTTGACGGACCTGAAGAGCTCAACGACTTCCAGAGGGGTGAAGGATACTTTAAGAAGACCATGAGGGGCTATGAAATAGCAAAGAGGCACGGCCTGAAGGTCAGCTTCATAAGCACATTCACATCCTATTCAATAAAGAGGAAGGAGGAGGTCTTCAACTTCTTCCTTGAGAACCGGATGAACATGAAGCTCCACCCGGCCCTCCCCTCCCTTAAAAGTGAGGATCCTGAGGAGTGGGCTATAGGTGCAGAGGAGTACGGTGAACTTCTCCTCTACCTCCTTGATGAGTACCTTGAACACTTCCATGAGATTGAGATACAGAACATTGACCATTTTGCCAAGAGTTCCTTCTTAAGGCGCGGAGTCGTATGCACCCATGCAGACTGCATCGGCAACACCTTCGCGGTGGACCCATACGGCGACATATACCCCTGCTACCGCTTTGTTGGGATGAAGGAGTACATAATGGGTAACGTGTCTGACAGGCCCTCCATGGAGGAACTGGAGGAAAGTGAAGCCCTTAAATCCCTTTATCAATGGAGGGGGCTTGTTGATGAGGAATGCGGGGACTGCGAGTTCTACAGGTTCTGTCTTGGCGGCTGCCCCTACAATGCCGTGACCATAGAGGACGGGAGGATGAGGATTGATGGTGTTGACCACCAGTGCGAGGCCTAG
- a CDS encoding TIGR04165 family Cys-rich peptide: MNLEEILAECPVCGCRDKVVKRRFMDEHKSRTSMKEIVCEKCGHVFETAD; encoded by the coding sequence ATGAATTTAGAGGAAATTCTGGCAGAATGTCCTGTCTGCGGGTGCCGGGACAAGGTTGTTAAGAGGAGATTCATGGATGAACATAAATCCAGGACATCCATGAAGGAGATCGTCTGTGAAAAGTGCGGCCATGTCTTTGAGACTGCAGATTAG
- a CDS encoding SOUL family heme-binding protein: MTESPDYHVEVKDGEFEVRLYPGYILAQVDVEGDFRDALLKGFSILADYIFGNNRRKEELPMTSPVTIVERGSSERIPMAVPVTEEVPDDVEEGTYRISFTMPSKYTLETLPEPVDDRISFREERNQRMAAYRFSGRVNSRMAREKIAELREWLRKNSIEPGSRFIVAQYNHPAVPGFMRKNEILVKV, from the coding sequence TTGACCGAGAGTCCGGATTATCATGTTGAAGTGAAGGATGGAGAATTTGAAGTAAGACTCTACCCTGGATACATACTGGCCCAGGTTGATGTTGAGGGGGATTTCAGGGATGCCCTGCTGAAGGGTTTTTCAATACTTGCAGATTACATATTCGGGAACAACAGGAGGAAGGAGGAACTCCCTATGACATCACCGGTGACCATTGTTGAGAGGGGCTCCTCTGAGAGGATACCCATGGCAGTCCCTGTTACAGAGGAGGTCCCTGATGATGTGGAGGAGGGCACCTACAGGATATCATTTACCATGCCATCAAAATATACCCTTGAAACACTCCCGGAACCGGTGGATGATCGTATAAGCTTCAGGGAGGAGAGGAATCAGCGCATGGCAGCCTACAGGTTTTCAGGCAGGGTTAACAGCAGGATGGCACGGGAGAAGATAGCTGAACTCAGGGAGTGGCTCAGGAAAAATTCCATTGAGCCAGGGTCAAGATTCATAGTGGCGCAGTACAACCACCCTGCTGTACCAGGGTTTATGAGGAAAAATGAGATCCTTGTAAAGGTTTAG
- a CDS encoding SagB/ThcOx family dehydrogenase, whose translation MNEIERNRYFLKDSIRKRIDFSRTPQSMGVEAPPFEKPVPSDAELIDLPVRDWAEVIDVNIVSCIRNRMSRRSYRDAPVSLEELSFLLWATQGIRMVSGNTAFRNVPSAGCRHTFETYLAVFNVDGLDQGLYRYIPSTHRLMVEYRDEGLSERIIEASFHQRFTGESAVTFIWTTVPYRMEWRYGLAAHRVILMDAGHVCQNLYLACEAIGVGTCAVGAYDQEYLDEVLGVDGDDEFAIYMAPVGRV comes from the coding sequence TTGAATGAAATTGAAAGGAACCGCTACTTCCTCAAGGACAGTATAAGGAAAAGAATAGATTTCTCAAGGACGCCACAGAGCATGGGTGTTGAGGCACCACCATTTGAAAAACCGGTGCCATCCGATGCAGAGCTTATCGATCTCCCGGTCCGTGACTGGGCCGAGGTCATTGACGTTAACATCGTAAGCTGCATAAGGAACAGGATGAGCAGAAGAAGCTACAGGGACGCCCCAGTATCCCTTGAGGAACTCTCATTCCTTCTATGGGCAACACAGGGGATAAGGATGGTATCCGGTAACACGGCCTTCAGGAACGTGCCTTCTGCGGGATGCAGACACACCTTCGAAACCTACCTTGCAGTCTTCAATGTTGATGGACTGGATCAGGGACTTTACAGGTACATCCCATCAACACACAGGTTGATGGTTGAATACCGTGATGAAGGGCTCTCAGAGAGGATAATTGAGGCTTCCTTCCATCAGAGGTTCACGGGTGAATCTGCTGTCACATTCATATGGACCACCGTACCCTACCGGATGGAGTGGAGGTATGGCCTTGCAGCCCACAGGGTGATACTCATGGACGCGGGTCACGTCTGCCAGAACCTCTACCTTGCATGTGAGGCCATAGGGGTGGGTACATGTGCTGTTGGAGCCTATGACCAGGAGTACCTTGATGAGGTCCTTGGCGTTGACGGTGATGACGAGTTTGCCATCTACATGGCCCCTGTTGGCAGGGTATAA
- a CDS encoding toprim domain-containing protein, which yields MVPEIEQKCMICGEPWIDGNEICPHCGSKNKTASLDSEEDLELLRSLNSILKKERASE from the coding sequence TTGGTTCCTGAGATAGAACAGAAGTGCATGATATGTGGTGAACCATGGATTGATGGAAACGAGATATGTCCCCACTGTGGGAGCAAGAACAAGACAGCAAGTTTAGACTCTGAGGAGGACCTTGAACTGCTGAGGTCACTCAACAGCATCCTCAAAAAAGAGAGGGCTTCAGAGTAA
- the hisG gene encoding ATP phosphoribosyltransferase, with translation MKKIILGLPKGSLNNVNRGNTYRLFTDAGYEVKGYEPGREENEIEITNDPEIKAYLTRPQSAPVELNRGMLDIAIIGEDWVREESINSGDESIKKIGDLDYGQTRLIVAVPMDDPYSSLEDFFLENRERETPILCFTEYPNLTRDFFMKNPGYREVFGDSIPVVQIRGLRDGDNEMVQIINSDGATEVYIAKGADLIVDNTQTGSSLRKAGLKIIDTIMESSAGLYAGPSCTGEKLEKAKMIFKQLYGATKARKYFDVKFNIANHRAGDVAEFLVSKGYCSDEPTVVSGSEFSQINVLIEKNRFPEMLEEIKGFGASAIVRENVKQYIE, from the coding sequence ATGAAGAAGATAATTCTAGGATTGCCAAAGGGTAGTTTGAATAATGTTAACAGGGGTAACACCTACAGGCTCTTCACAGACGCCGGCTATGAAGTTAAGGGATATGAGCCCGGCCGTGAGGAGAACGAGATTGAGATAACAAATGACCCCGAGATAAAGGCCTATCTTACAAGGCCCCAGAGCGCCCCCGTTGAACTGAACCGCGGGATGCTTGATATTGCAATAATAGGAGAGGACTGGGTCCGGGAAGAGTCCATAAACAGTGGTGATGAAAGCATAAAAAAGATAGGTGACCTTGACTATGGCCAGACAAGGCTCATAGTTGCCGTGCCCATGGACGACCCCTACAGTTCCCTCGAGGATTTCTTCCTGGAAAACAGGGAACGTGAAACCCCGATACTCTGCTTCACAGAGTACCCCAACCTGACAAGGGACTTCTTCATGAAGAACCCCGGCTACAGGGAGGTCTTCGGTGACAGCATCCCCGTGGTTCAGATAAGGGGACTCCGGGACGGTGACAATGAGATGGTCCAGATAATAAACTCAGACGGTGCAACCGAGGTCTACATCGCCAAGGGCGCCGACCTCATAGTGGACAACACCCAGACAGGCAGCAGCCTACGAAAGGCGGGTCTCAAGATAATAGACACCATAATGGAGTCAAGCGCAGGCCTGTATGCTGGTCCATCATGCACCGGTGAAAAACTGGAGAAAGCCAAGATGATATTCAAGCAGCTCTACGGGGCGACCAAAGCCCGGAAGTACTTTGATGTTAAGTTCAACATAGCAAACCACAGGGCCGGTGATGTGGCTGAATTCCTTGTATCTAAGGGTTACTGTTCAGACGAACCAACAGTTGTAAGTGGCAGTGAATTCTCACAGATAAACGTCCTCATAGAAAAGAACAGATTTCCTGAGATGCTCGAAGAGATAAAGGGATTCGGTGCATCGGCCATAGTCAGGGAAAACGTGAAACAGTACATAGAATAG
- a CDS encoding nitroreductase family protein, with protein sequence MEVLEAIKTRRSIRKYQERDVPDELLQRVLEAGMCGPSAVDQRPWHFLVVRDKEMLRKIPEVHPYGAMVKDAPVAIIVCCDTRLERFPGFWVQDCSIASQNILLAAHSLGLGAVWTGVYPLEDRVEGIRKLFGIPDHIIPFSVIPIGYPAEDPGKRDLFDPDRIHHEKW encoded by the coding sequence ATGGAAGTCCTTGAAGCCATAAAGACAAGACGCAGCATAAGGAAGTACCAGGAAAGGGATGTGCCCGATGAACTCCTGCAAAGGGTCCTTGAGGCTGGGATGTGTGGACCATCAGCAGTGGACCAGCGGCCCTGGCACTTCCTGGTGGTAAGGGATAAGGAGATGCTCAGGAAGATCCCGGAGGTGCACCCCTACGGTGCAATGGTGAAGGACGCACCGGTTGCAATAATAGTATGCTGCGATACAAGGCTTGAAAGGTTCCCTGGTTTCTGGGTACAGGACTGCTCAATCGCATCACAGAACATCCTCCTTGCAGCCCACTCCCTGGGACTTGGAGCAGTATGGACAGGAGTATACCCCCTTGAGGACCGTGTTGAGGGTATAAGGAAGCTCTTCGGGATACCGGACCATATCATCCCCTTCTCAGTAATACCCATCGGATACCCTGCAGAAGACCCGGGTAAAAGGGACCTCTTCGACCCCGACAGAATACACCATGAAAAATGGTAG
- a CDS encoding TIGR04165 family Cys-rich peptide — protein sequence MRVEDLKKPCPECGAVDKDVSTVKYPQKKEKLKEAGIPEDQEIVGAIKCSNCGYVFEYCAGGTCKIEVRKVSLD from the coding sequence ATGAGGGTCGAGGATCTGAAGAAACCATGCCCTGAGTGCGGAGCTGTGGATAAGGATGTTTCAACAGTTAAATACCCGCAGAAAAAGGAGAAGCTTAAAGAAGCAGGGATACCTGAGGACCAGGAAATCGTAGGCGCCATAAAGTGCAGTAACTGTGGATACGTCTTTGAGTACTGTGCCGGAGGCACCTGCAAAATAGAGGTCAGGAAGGTTTCCCTTGACTGA
- a CDS encoding NUDIX hydrolase, producing the protein MVGSVYIIAVRALIEDSEGRILLIKRSSNSKTNPSTWELPGGKVGAGESIEEALKREVKEETGLEITPHQVVGVAEQKFPVINAIHIIMRCGAGGEVELSHEHEGFAWVEPGDIGSYQLADWLKDFMEKNLNQGTVEEDSGLKRIIGLMKGFRR; encoded by the coding sequence ATGGTTGGAAGCGTTTATATAATCGCGGTCCGTGCATTGATTGAGGACAGTGAAGGGAGGATTCTCCTTATAAAAAGATCATCAAACTCCAAGACAAACCCCTCAACATGGGAACTGCCTGGAGGTAAGGTGGGTGCGGGTGAATCCATTGAGGAGGCCCTTAAAAGGGAGGTGAAGGAGGAGACAGGCCTTGAAATTACTCCCCACCAGGTTGTGGGTGTTGCTGAGCAGAAGTTCCCGGTTATAAATGCTATACACATCATAATGAGGTGCGGTGCCGGTGGAGAGGTGGAACTGAGCCATGAACATGAGGGCTTTGCATGGGTTGAGCCGGGGGACATTGGCAGTTATCAGCTGGCAGACTGGCTCAAAGATTTTATGGAGAAGAACCTGAATCAAGGAACTGTTGAAGAGGATTCAGGGCTTAAAAGAATTATTGGTTTGATGAAGGGGTTCAGGAGGTGA
- a CDS encoding sensor histidine kinase produces MVDVKGLFLIMDHGGIIEKIVNYGVNIPLQRGSFLNILDTACHEKASRFINEIRNKKAAYDWEMNLKNLEMYHFSGFSDGERIYVAGSPEREGMIKIYRAVEIDAPWRGGLTPSKKADVNIELFNELTRLNNELSAARRELLKKNTELERTLKEKEMLLREINHRVKNNLMIISSLLNLQSRYVKDLDDLMLFKEAQAKARSMALLHERLYRSGKHKRVEFGEYLRGLLKDLYYSFTHEKKLKLETHIDDAELDINTVVPLVLILNELFTNAVKHAFPGESEGTVSVSFKRMNGTYRLEFKDDGVGLPEGFDWETSSTMGMRIIKSLAEQLNANLNVKSDNGTCFSIEFRDWKC; encoded by the coding sequence ATGGTAGATGTTAAAGGACTTTTCCTGATCATGGACCATGGCGGCATCATTGAGAAAATTGTAAACTATGGGGTAAATATTCCGCTGCAAAGGGGCTCTTTTCTTAATATACTTGACACTGCATGTCATGAAAAGGCCTCAAGATTTATAAATGAGATCAGAAATAAAAAAGCGGCCTATGACTGGGAAATGAACTTGAAAAACCTTGAAATGTATCATTTTTCCGGTTTCAGTGACGGAGAAAGGATTTATGTTGCTGGTTCGCCTGAAAGGGAGGGTATGATAAAGATATACCGTGCAGTTGAGATTGATGCGCCGTGGAGGGGTGGTTTAACGCCCTCAAAAAAGGCAGATGTCAATATTGAACTTTTCAATGAACTCACAAGACTGAACAATGAGCTTTCAGCAGCACGAAGAGAACTCTTAAAGAAGAATACTGAACTTGAAAGGACCCTTAAAGAAAAGGAAATGCTTCTGAGGGAAATAAATCACAGGGTCAAGAACAACCTCATGATCATATCAAGCCTCCTGAACCTGCAGTCAAGGTATGTGAAGGATCTTGATGATCTCATGCTCTTCAAGGAGGCCCAGGCAAAGGCCAGATCCATGGCCCTCCTCCATGAGAGACTCTACCGTTCAGGAAAACATAAGAGAGTTGAATTCGGAGAGTACCTCCGGGGACTTTTAAAGGACCTCTATTACAGCTTCACTCATGAAAAGAAGCTTAAGCTTGAAACTCATATAGATGATGCTGAACTTGATATAAACACCGTTGTTCCGCTGGTCCTTATATTGAATGAACTATTCACAAATGCTGTGAAACATGCTTTTCCAGGTGAATCTGAGGGAACGGTGAGCGTATCATTTAAGAGGATGAATGGAACCTACAGGCTTGAATTTAAGGATGATGGTGTTGGGCTGCCGGAAGGTTTTGACTGGGAGACCTCATCGACAATGGGGATGCGGATCATAAAGAGCCTCGCAGAACAGTTAAACGCTAATTTAAACGTTAAATCTGATAACGGGACCTGCTTCTCCATTGAATTCAGGGACTGGAAATGTTGA
- a CDS encoding cobalamin B12-binding domain-containing protein gives MVSETEPEVLAISATMTFNIGHVKEIIDKVRELDPEPAVMVGGYPFNIDTSLWKKVGADMHAVNASGAVKVAEEFLEVG, from the coding sequence ATGGTAAGTGAAACAGAACCTGAAGTCCTGGCAATTTCCGCAACAATGACATTCAACATAGGCCATGTGAAGGAAATAATAGATAAGGTAAGGGAACTTGATCCGGAACCGGCTGTAATGGTAGGAGGCTATCCCTTCAACATCGACACTTCCCTCTGGAAAAAGGTTGGTGCCGATATGCATGCAGTTAACGCATCAGGAGCAGTGAAGGTGGCTGAGGAGTTCCTAGAAGTCGGATGA